Proteins encoded together in one Polaribacter reichenbachii window:
- a CDS encoding metal-dependent transcriptional regulator: MFSQSEENYIKAIYHLETISNKGISTNAIAKKLETKASSVTDMIKKLSEKELVIYKKYQGVKLTSFGKKIAANIVRKHRLWEVFLVDKLNFSWDEVHEVAEQLEHIKSPKLINQLDALLGFPTHDPHGDPIPDKEGNLNVIDKILLSSLLKNDSGVCVGVDDSSSEFLQFLDKKGITLGKQITVLEKEGYDDSLSIKIENKKLTISNKIANNIYIKKL; the protein is encoded by the coding sequence ATGTTTAGTCAGTCTGAAGAAAATTACATAAAAGCCATTTATCATTTAGAAACAATTTCTAATAAAGGAATTAGTACAAATGCCATTGCAAAAAAGTTAGAAACAAAGGCGTCTTCTGTAACAGATATGATTAAAAAATTATCAGAAAAAGAATTGGTTATTTATAAAAAATACCAAGGAGTTAAATTAACTTCATTTGGAAAAAAAATAGCAGCTAATATTGTTAGAAAACATCGACTTTGGGAAGTTTTTTTGGTAGATAAACTTAATTTTTCATGGGATGAAGTGCACGAAGTTGCAGAGCAATTAGAACATATTAAATCACCTAAATTAATTAATCAGTTAGATGCTTTATTGGGTTTCCCCACACATGATCCTCATGGAGATCCAATTCCGGATAAAGAAGGTAATTTAAATGTGATTGATAAAATTTTACTATCGTCTTTATTAAAAAACGATTCTGGAGTTTGTGTTGGTGTAGATGATTCATCTTCAGAATTTTTACAATTTTTAGATAAAAAGGGTATCACTTTAGGAAAACAAATAACAGTTTTAGAAAAAGAAGGTTATGACGATTCTTTATCGATTAAAATAGAAAACAAAAAGTTAACTATTTCTAACAAAATTGCCAATAATATATATATAAAAAAGTTATGA
- a CDS encoding UvrD-helicase domain-containing protein — MQQTSTFQVYNASAGSGKTFTLVKEYLKVLLNSEDIFTFQKVLAITFTNKAAGEMKERVLSNLEDFSEGIENDLFKIIIDEVAVDKPTIQARSKKILDVILQNYSAFSITTIDSFTHKIIKSFAYDLGLSLNFEVEMDVVSLLNEAVDVLISKIGTDRKLTKLLIDYSLDKTDDDKSWDISRDLNEFSKVLLNEDDIKHFRGLADKKLEDFTDLKSKLFLHQKEVKAALSKVGQDCLALLDENDLTQKDFLRGTIPKFFADVSLKSVDFNFLSRAETIEKAIENHQYYAKSTSDVIASTIENIVPEIIGFYNQAKEIYSQFLMNKLALKNIIPLAVLNNINQELDSIKEESNIRLNAEFNQLISDNIKEQPAPFIYERIGQRFQHFFIDEMQDTSVLQWSNLIPLIDNALAQEKSNLLLVGDGKQAIYRWRGGKAEQFIELGSDAKNPFHINKEIKSLETNFRSYAEVINFNNSFFQFTSNFLHNESYKKIFVDGNKQLENAKKGGFVSLNFLEKEDHKDDEKIKYPKKVLEKINQLKESFSLDEICVLTRTKKDGIAVANYLSENGVDIVSSETLLLQNSIKVTFIVDVLKLLQNPNDEETRFEILCFLYQHLQIENPKHIFFKEFAKSENLELFEALKKYGISFEISTFNQLPFYEKIEEIIRGFNLVNTSDAYVQFFLDVVLEQQRKSIDVNSFLEFWELKKEKLSIVASESANAVQIMTIHKSKGLEFPIVIFPCDVDVYRQINPKVWLDELPDNYGEFKELLVDFNKSLAEVSEKGEQIYHHQRQELELDNFNLLYVALTRAVEQLHIITERKISAKGEVNTNFYSGVLINYLKEQNLWNDDDLEYSFGNDIRVSSIQKENSVSQIHEKFISTPWQEHNVVLLASSSKLWDTNQGEAIDFGNLFHEILSKIITKNDVEKVVNQYVQQGIIDDFESKSLKLKINEVVYHPEINKYFSEDVVTYNEREIVDVDNQIVIPDRLVFTNDLVSIIDYKTGNKSSEHKQQILKYEQVLKSMNFKVDKKLLIYINKEIDIVEV; from the coding sequence GTGCAGCAAACTTCAACTTTTCAAGTATATAATGCTTCTGCAGGAAGCGGAAAAACCTTTACTTTAGTAAAAGAATATCTCAAGGTCTTACTAAATTCTGAGGATATTTTTACTTTTCAAAAAGTATTGGCAATAACGTTTACTAACAAAGCAGCCGGAGAAATGAAGGAGCGTGTTTTGTCTAATTTAGAAGATTTTTCTGAAGGTATAGAAAACGATCTTTTTAAAATTATTATTGATGAAGTTGCTGTTGATAAACCTACAATTCAAGCGAGAAGTAAAAAGATTTTAGATGTAATTCTTCAGAATTATTCCGCTTTTTCAATTACTACTATAGATAGTTTTACGCATAAAATAATAAAAAGTTTTGCTTATGATTTAGGATTGTCTTTGAATTTTGAAGTAGAAATGGATGTAGTTTCTTTATTAAATGAGGCTGTAGATGTTTTAATTTCTAAAATCGGAACAGATAGAAAACTGACGAAACTTTTAATTGATTATTCTTTAGATAAAACTGATGATGATAAATCTTGGGATATATCTAGAGATTTAAATGAGTTCTCAAAAGTTTTATTGAACGAAGATGATATTAAACATTTTAGAGGTCTTGCTGATAAAAAACTAGAAGATTTTACTGATTTAAAATCGAAACTTTTTTTACATCAAAAAGAGGTAAAAGCAGCACTATCAAAAGTAGGGCAAGATTGTTTGGCTTTATTGGACGAAAATGATTTAACTCAAAAAGACTTTCTGAGAGGAACAATTCCTAAGTTTTTTGCTGATGTAAGTTTAAAATCGGTAGATTTTAATTTTTTATCAAGAGCAGAAACTATAGAAAAAGCAATAGAAAATCATCAATATTATGCGAAATCAACTTCGGATGTAATTGCATCAACTATAGAGAATATTGTTCCAGAAATTATTGGTTTTTACAATCAAGCAAAAGAAATATACAGTCAGTTTTTAATGAATAAATTGGCTTTAAAAAACATAATTCCTTTAGCGGTTTTAAATAACATCAATCAAGAATTAGATAGTATAAAAGAAGAAAGTAATATCAGATTAAATGCTGAGTTTAATCAACTAATTTCTGATAATATTAAAGAACAACCTGCACCTTTTATTTACGAAAGAATTGGGCAACGTTTTCAACATTTTTTTATTGATGAAATGCAAGATACATCAGTCTTACAGTGGAGTAATTTAATTCCGTTAATAGACAATGCTTTAGCGCAAGAAAAGAGTAATTTGTTATTGGTTGGTGATGGAAAACAGGCAATTTATAGATGGAGAGGAGGAAAAGCAGAGCAGTTTATTGAGTTAGGTTCAGATGCAAAAAATCCTTTTCATATTAACAAAGAAATCAAAAGCTTAGAAACTAATTTTAGGAGCTATGCAGAGGTTATCAATTTTAACAATTCATTTTTTCAATTTACATCCAATTTTTTGCATAATGAATCTTATAAAAAAATATTTGTTGATGGTAATAAGCAATTAGAAAATGCTAAAAAAGGCGGATTTGTTTCACTTAATTTTCTTGAAAAAGAAGATCATAAAGATGATGAAAAAATAAAATATCCGAAGAAAGTTTTAGAAAAAATAAATCAATTAAAAGAAAGCTTTTCTTTAGATGAAATTTGTGTGTTAACACGAACAAAAAAAGACGGAATTGCTGTTGCAAATTACCTTTCAGAAAACGGAGTAGATATTGTTTCGTCAGAAACTTTGCTTTTACAAAATAGTATAAAAGTTACTTTTATTGTTGATGTTTTAAAACTGTTGCAAAACCCTAATGATGAAGAAACACGTTTCGAAATTTTGTGCTTTTTATATCAGCATTTACAAATCGAAAATCCGAAACATATTTTCTTTAAAGAATTTGCTAAATCAGAAAATCTAGAACTGTTTGAAGCTCTAAAAAAATACGGAATTTCTTTTGAAATATCTACTTTTAATCAATTGCCATTTTACGAAAAAATAGAAGAAATTATTAGAGGTTTTAACCTAGTAAATACTTCTGATGCTTATGTGCAATTTTTCTTAGATGTTGTTTTAGAGCAACAAAGAAAATCGATAGATGTTAATTCCTTTTTAGAATTCTGGGAACTAAAAAAAGAAAAGTTAAGCATTGTTGCATCAGAAAGTGCAAATGCAGTTCAAATTATGACGATTCATAAATCAAAAGGTTTAGAGTTTCCTATTGTAATTTTTCCTTGTGATGTAGATGTTTACAGGCAAATAAACCCTAAAGTTTGGTTAGATGAATTGCCCGATAATTATGGGGAATTCAAAGAATTATTGGTTGATTTCAATAAAAGTTTAGCGGAAGTAAGTGAGAAAGGAGAGCAAATTTACCATCATCAAAGACAAGAATTAGAGCTAGATAATTTTAATTTATTGTATGTTGCTTTAACAAGAGCTGTAGAGCAATTGCATATAATTACTGAGCGAAAAATATCAGCAAAAGGTGAGGTAAATACAAACTTTTATTCAGGTGTTTTAATTAATTATTTAAAAGAACAAAATCTTTGGAATGATGATGATTTAGAATACTCTTTTGGTAATGATATTAGAGTTAGTAGTATTCAAAAAGAAAATTCAGTTTCTCAAATTCACGAAAAATTTATTTCTACACCTTGGCAAGAACACAATGTAGTTTTGTTAGCGAGTTCATCTAAATTATGGGATACAAATCAAGGAGAAGCAATTGATTTTGGTAATTTGTTTCACGAAATTTTATCGAAAATCATCACTAAAAATGATGTTGAAAAAGTTGTGAATCAATATGTACAACAAGGAATAATTGATGATTTTGAATCAAAATCTTTAAAACTTAAAATTAATGAAGTTGTATATCATCCAGAAATAAATAAATATTTTTCTGAGGATGTAGTTACATATAATGAAAGAGAAATTGTAGATGTTGATAATCAAATTGTAATTCCAGACCGTTTGGTTTTTACAAATGATTTAGTTTCAATTATCGATTATAAAACCGGAAATAAGTCATCAGAACACAAGCAACAGATTTTAAAATATGAACAAGTTTTAAAATCAATGAATTTTAAGGTTGATAAAAAACTACTCATATATATTAATAAAGAAATTGATATTGTTGAGGTATAG
- the kbl gene encoding glycine C-acetyltransferase — protein MYGKIKDTLSFELQNIKDEGLYKSERIITSSQDAVIKISTGEEVINFCANNYLGLSNHPEVIQAAKNTMDTHGFGMSSVRFICGTQDIHKQLEQKVADFYTTEDTILYAAAFDANGGVFEPLLTKEDAIISDSLNHASIIDGVRLCKAARYRYNNNDMNSLEEQLIEANKQNHRFKIIVTDGVFSMDGIVAKLDEICDLADKYDALVMVDECHATGFIGKTGRGTVELKNVMDRVDIVTGTLGKALGGAMGGYTTGKKEIIEILRQRSRPYLFSNSLAPAIVGASLKVFDLISNDTSLRDKLEWNTNYFRTEMEKVGFDLVGADSAIVPVMLYDAKLSQVMANKLLKEGIYVIGFFFPVVPKEKARIRVQLSAAHTVHHLNKAISAFTKVGKELKVI, from the coding sequence ATGTACGGAAAAATTAAAGATACTTTAAGTTTTGAGCTTCAAAATATAAAAGACGAAGGTTTATATAAGTCAGAAAGAATAATCACATCTTCTCAAGATGCAGTTATTAAAATTTCTACAGGAGAAGAGGTTATTAATTTTTGTGCCAATAATTATTTGGGGTTATCAAATCATCCAGAGGTTATTCAGGCTGCAAAAAATACTATGGATACTCACGGTTTTGGGATGTCTTCAGTGCGTTTTATTTGTGGTACACAAGATATTCACAAACAATTAGAACAAAAAGTTGCAGATTTCTACACAACAGAAGATACAATTTTATATGCAGCAGCTTTTGATGCGAATGGAGGTGTTTTTGAGCCATTATTAACAAAAGAAGATGCAATTATTTCTGATAGTTTAAATCACGCTTCTATTATAGATGGAGTTCGTTTGTGTAAAGCAGCTAGGTATCGTTACAATAATAATGATATGAATTCTCTAGAAGAGCAGTTAATTGAAGCTAATAAGCAAAATCATCGTTTTAAGATTATTGTTACAGATGGAGTTTTCTCAATGGATGGAATAGTGGCGAAATTAGATGAAATTTGTGATTTAGCAGATAAGTACGATGCTTTGGTTATGGTTGATGAATGCCATGCAACAGGTTTTATAGGTAAAACAGGTAGAGGAACTGTCGAGTTAAAAAATGTAATGGATAGAGTTGATATTGTTACTGGAACTTTAGGTAAAGCTTTAGGAGGAGCAATGGGAGGCTATACAACCGGAAAAAAAGAAATTATTGAAATTCTACGCCAAAGATCACGCCCTTATTTATTTTCTAATTCTTTAGCTCCTGCAATTGTAGGTGCTAGCTTAAAAGTATTCGATTTAATTTCTAATGACACTTCTTTAAGAGATAAACTTGAATGGAACACCAATTATTTTAGAACAGAAATGGAAAAAGTAGGTTTTGATTTAGTAGGAGCAGACTCAGCAATTGTGCCAGTTATGTTATATGATGCAAAGCTTTCTCAAGTTATGGCTAATAAATTATTAAAAGAAGGAATTTATGTAATTGGTTTCTTTTTTCCAGTAGTTCCAAAGGAAAAAGCAAGAATAAGAGTTCAGCTTTCAGCGGCTCATACTGTTCATCATTTAAATAAAGCTATTTCTGCTTTTACTAAGGTAGGTAAGGAATTAAAAGTTATTTAG
- the rbfA gene encoding 30S ribosome-binding factor RbfA yields the protein MEETNRQRKIAGVLQKDLVDVLQKAAQDGMKGVIISVSKVHVTSDLGVAKVYLSIFPSEKRDEIVKGIQSNTFFIRHEMAKRTKNQLRRMPELLFFADDTLDYLEEIDKSLKGEDENPIKNPDVLPRRKKI from the coding sequence ATGGAAGAAACAAACAGACAAAGAAAGATTGCAGGAGTTCTGCAAAAAGATTTGGTAGATGTATTGCAGAAAGCTGCACAAGATGGAATGAAGGGTGTTATTATATCTGTGTCTAAAGTACATGTAACTTCAGATTTAGGAGTTGCTAAGGTGTATTTAAGTATTTTTCCATCAGAAAAAAGAGACGAAATTGTAAAAGGAATACAATCAAATACCTTTTTTATTCGTCATGAAATGGCAAAAAGAACTAAAAATCAATTAAGAAGAATGCCAGAATTATTGTTTTTTGCTGATGATACTTTAGATTATTTAGAAGAGATTGATAAATCTTTAAAGGGCGAAGATGAAAACCCGATTAAAAATCCGGATGTTTTACCTAGACGTAAAAAAATATAA
- a CDS encoding ZIP family metal transporter — translation MNTFEQLVAFGKEHPIQAAFYASLFTWGLTALGAALVFFFKKLNRAVLDGMLGFTGGVMVAASFWSLLSPAIENSPGEGFVKVIPAAIGFALGALSLFGMDKILPHLHINFKENEAEGVKTELHRSTLLVLAITLHNIPEGLAVGVLFGAASTLVGVEQTEMIIAAISLAIGIGIQNFPEGFAVAMPLRRQGVSRFKSFWYGQLSAIVEPMAAVLGALAVSFFTPILPYALAFAAGAMIFVVVEEVIPETQRDKYTDIATLGFIGGFIVMMSLDVGLG, via the coding sequence ATGAATACATTCGAACAATTAGTTGCTTTTGGAAAAGAACATCCAATTCAAGCAGCATTTTATGCCTCACTTTTTACTTGGGGATTAACAGCTTTAGGTGCTGCTTTAGTATTCTTTTTTAAGAAATTAAATAGAGCAGTTTTAGACGGAATGCTTGGTTTTACAGGTGGAGTTATGGTTGCAGCAAGTTTTTGGAGCTTGTTATCGCCAGCTATAGAAAATAGTCCTGGAGAAGGGTTTGTTAAAGTTATACCAGCTGCAATCGGTTTTGCACTAGGTGCTTTATCTCTTTTTGGAATGGATAAAATTTTACCTCATTTACATATCAATTTTAAAGAAAATGAGGCAGAAGGTGTAAAAACAGAATTACACAGATCTACGTTGTTGGTTTTGGCAATTACATTACATAATATTCCAGAAGGGTTAGCAGTAGGTGTGTTATTTGGGGCAGCATCAACATTAGTGGGGGTAGAACAAACAGAAATGATAATTGCAGCAATATCTTTAGCAATCGGAATTGGAATTCAGAATTTTCCAGAAGGTTTTGCTGTGGCAATGCCTTTAAGAAGACAAGGAGTTAGCAGATTTAAAAGTTTTTGGTATGGACAATTATCTGCAATTGTAGAGCCTATGGCAGCAGTTTTAGGAGCATTAGCAGTTTCATTCTTTACGCCAATTTTACCTTATGCATTAGCATTTGCTGCAGGAGCTATGATTTTTGTAGTTGTAGAAGAAGTAATACCAGAAACGCAAAGAGATAAATACACAGATATTGCAACACTTGGTTTTATAGGTGGTTTTATTGTAATGATGTCTTTGGATGTTGGTTTAGGTTAG
- the atpD gene encoding F0F1 ATP synthase subunit beta codes for MSTTTGKVSQIIGPVIDVEFNTESNELPKIYDSLEIKKADGSILVLEVQQHIGEDTVRTISMDATDGLQRGAEVVATGSPIQMPIGNDIYGRLFNVTGDAIDGLGNLSKDGNNGLPIHRAAPKFEDLSVSTEVLFTGIKVIDLIEPYAKGGKIGLFGGAGVGKTVLIQELINNIAKGHGGLSVFAGVGERTREGNDLLREMLESGIIKYGDDFMHSMEEGGWDLSKVDKSGMKDSKATFVFGQMNEPPGARARVALSGLTIAEYFRDGAGEAQGKDVLFFVDNIFRFTQAGSEVSALLGRMPSAVGYQPTLATEMGAMQERITSTKKGSITSVQAVYVPADDLTDPAPATTFAHLDATTVLSRKIAELGIYPAVDPLDSTSRILTADILGDEHYDCAQRVKEILQRYKELQDIIAILGMEELSEEDKLVVHRARRVQRFLSQPFHVAEQFTGIPGVLVDIKDTIKGFNMIMDGELDKYPEAAFNLRGSIQDAIDAGEKMLAEA; via the coding sequence ATGTCTACAACAACAGGTAAAGTTTCTCAAATTATTGGGCCAGTTATTGATGTTGAGTTCAATACTGAAAGCAATGAGCTTCCAAAAATTTATGACTCATTAGAAATTAAAAAAGCTGATGGCTCTATTTTAGTTTTAGAAGTTCAACAACATATTGGTGAGGATACTGTTAGAACTATTTCTATGGATGCTACTGATGGATTACAAAGAGGAGCTGAAGTAGTAGCTACTGGAAGTCCAATTCAAATGCCAATAGGAAACGATATTTATGGTCGTTTATTTAATGTTACTGGAGATGCAATTGATGGCTTAGGTAACTTAAGTAAAGATGGTAATAATGGATTGCCAATACATAGAGCTGCACCTAAATTTGAAGACTTATCTGTATCTACAGAAGTTTTATTTACAGGTATTAAAGTAATCGATTTAATTGAGCCTTACGCAAAAGGTGGTAAAATTGGATTATTTGGTGGTGCAGGAGTAGGTAAAACTGTATTAATTCAAGAGTTAATTAACAACATTGCAAAAGGACATGGTGGTTTATCTGTGTTTGCAGGAGTTGGAGAAAGAACTCGTGAAGGAAATGATTTACTAAGAGAGATGTTAGAATCTGGAATTATCAAATATGGTGATGATTTTATGCATTCTATGGAAGAAGGAGGATGGGATTTATCTAAAGTTGATAAATCTGGAATGAAAGATTCTAAAGCAACATTTGTTTTTGGTCAAATGAATGAACCACCTGGAGCACGTGCACGTGTTGCATTATCTGGTTTAACAATTGCAGAATACTTTAGAGATGGGGCAGGAGAAGCACAAGGTAAAGATGTACTTTTCTTCGTAGATAATATCTTTAGGTTTACACAAGCAGGTTCTGAGGTTTCTGCATTATTAGGTCGTATGCCTTCTGCAGTAGGTTACCAACCAACATTAGCAACTGAAATGGGGGCAATGCAAGAGCGTATTACATCTACTAAAAAAGGTTCTATTACATCTGTACAAGCGGTTTATGTACCTGCAGATGATTTAACAGATCCAGCACCAGCAACAACATTTGCTCACTTAGATGCTACAACAGTATTATCTCGTAAAATTGCTGAGTTAGGTATTTATCCTGCAGTAGATCCTTTAGATTCTACTTCAAGAATTTTAACTGCTGATATTTTAGGTGATGAACACTATGACTGTGCACAAAGAGTAAAAGAAATTTTACAACGTTATAAAGAATTACAAGATATCATCGCAATTTTAGGTATGGAAGAATTATCTGAAGAAGATAAATTAGTAGTTCACAGAGCTAGACGTGTACAACGTTTCTTATCTCAACCTTTTCACGTAGCTGAACAATTTACTGGTATACCAGGAGTTTTAGTTGATATTAAAGACACTATTAAAGGATTTAATATGATTATGGATGGTGAGTTAGATAAATATCCTGAAGCAGCATTTAACTTAAGAGGATCAATTCAAGATGCAATTGATGCTGGAGAAAAAATGTTAGCGGAGGCATAA
- a CDS encoding OmpA family protein produces the protein MKRLKIAVIALFALVMVSNINAQDENNPWAVSFGVNSVDMYHGTDFSSQFNDMLSNKDWNILPSISRIAADKYIGKGFSIQLAGSLNKIKYHLEEDDSDYLLWSIGAMAKYDLNNLFGDTGWFDPYVGLGGDFVDSGYNDTSELMGHGALGFNVWFNNNLGLNFQHGSKLGFAKNVRSHYQNSISVIVKFGGTDTDGDGVYDKNDACPEVAGLEEFNGCPDADGDGVKDSDDACPNTPGLAAMNGCPDADGDGVADKDDMCPNAKGTKANKGCPDADGDGVVGENDKCPNVAGPAANNGCPWPDTDGDGVLDKDDKCVNEAGVASNSGCPAPPKSYKELIGEGTFKAILFNTNRASFKSGVTKQLDGMIGVMNEFEKAEFDINGYADSTGTAAYNLMLSDKRANAVKNYFVKKGINESRLTAKGFGEDNPVDSNSTRKGRANNRRVEVKVKN, from the coding sequence ATGAAACGATTAAAAATAGCTGTGATAGCTTTATTTGCGTTAGTTATGGTTAGCAACATTAACGCACAAGATGAAAACAACCCTTGGGCTGTTAGTTTTGGTGTGAATTCAGTTGATATGTATCATGGTACTGATTTTAGTAGTCAGTTTAATGATATGTTAAGTAACAAGGATTGGAATATTTTACCTTCAATCTCTAGAATTGCAGCAGATAAGTATATAGGGAAAGGATTTAGTATACAATTAGCTGGTTCTTTAAATAAAATTAAGTATCACCTTGAAGAAGATGACTCTGATTACCTTTTATGGTCTATTGGTGCTATGGCAAAATATGACTTAAATAACTTATTTGGTGATACAGGTTGGTTTGATCCTTATGTTGGTTTAGGAGGAGATTTTGTTGATAGTGGTTACAATGATACTTCTGAATTAATGGGGCATGGAGCTTTAGGTTTTAATGTTTGGTTCAACAATAACTTAGGTCTTAACTTTCAACACGGAAGTAAATTAGGTTTTGCTAAAAACGTAAGATCTCACTACCAAAATTCAATAAGTGTAATTGTTAAGTTTGGTGGAACTGATACTGATGGTGATGGTGTGTATGATAAAAATGATGCTTGTCCAGAAGTTGCTGGTTTAGAAGAATTCAATGGTTGTCCTGATGCTGATGGTGATGGTGTAAAAGATTCTGATGATGCTTGTCCTAACACGCCAGGTTTAGCTGCAATGAATGGTTGTCCTGATGCTGATGGTGATGGTGTTGCTGATAAAGATGATATGTGTCCTAATGCTAAAGGAACAAAAGCAAATAAAGGTTGTCCTGATGCTGATGGAGATGGTGTTGTAGGTGAAAATGATAAATGTCCTAATGTTGCAGGTCCTGCTGCTAATAACGGATGTCCTTGGCCAGATACTGATGGTGATGGTGTATTAGATAAAGATGATAAATGTGTAAATGAAGCTGGTGTTGCTTCTAACTCAGGTTGTCCTGCTCCACCTAAATCTTACAAAGAATTAATTGGTGAAGGTACTTTTAAAGCAATTTTGTTTAACACAAACAGAGCTAGTTTTAAATCAGGAGTTACTAAACAATTAGATGGTATGATTGGAGTTATGAATGAATTCGAAAAAGCTGAATTTGATATCAATGGTTATGCAGATAGTACAGGTACTGCAGCTTACAACTTAATGTTATCAGACAAAAGAGCAAATGCTGTTAAAAATTATTTTGTTAAAAAAGGAATTAACGAATCTAGATTAACTGCTAAAGGATTTGGTGAAGACAATCCAGTAGATTCTAATAGTACTAGAAAAGGTAGAGCTAATAATAGAAGAGTAGAAGTTAAAGTTAAGAACTAA
- a CDS encoding FoF1 ATP synthase subunit delta/epsilon — protein MFLEIVTPEAILFSSEVDSLSVPGLNGEFQMLNNHAPIVSVLKEGTIYIHIHSQINLELDDLHGKLIPDEADDKILTLAINSGTLELNDNKAIILAD, from the coding sequence ATGTTTTTAGAAATTGTTACACCAGAAGCTATTTTATTTTCATCAGAAGTTGATTCTTTATCAGTTCCTGGTTTAAATGGCGAGTTTCAAATGTTAAATAATCACGCACCAATAGTTTCTGTTTTAAAAGAAGGAACTATTTATATTCATATTCACTCTCAAATTAATTTAGAGTTAGATGATTTGCATGGTAAATTAATTCCAGACGAAGCAGATGATAAAATTTTAACATTAGCTATTAATTCTGGTACATTAGAATTAAATGATAATAAAGCTATAATTTTAGCCGATTAA
- a CDS encoding response regulator transcription factor, producing the protein MTKYSVVVVDDHTLLSQAIQTMVNTFEKFEVLYTCKNGQELVEQFTSSSENIPDIVLMDINMPILNGIETTEWIHKNHSEVNVMALSVEDDDKTVLKMLKAGAIGYLLKDTEKAVLEKALIEIAENGFYHSKNVTNLLMKSISGNAEEEIVLKEKEVIFLKLACTELTYKEIADRMCLSPKTIDGYRNCLFIKLNVKNRVGLVMYAIKNKIYTP; encoded by the coding sequence ATGACAAAATATTCGGTAGTTGTTGTAGATGACCACACATTATTATCGCAAGCCATACAAACAATGGTTAATACTTTTGAGAAATTTGAAGTGTTGTACACCTGTAAAAACGGACAAGAATTAGTTGAACAATTCACAAGTTCATCAGAAAATATACCAGATATAGTTTTAATGGATATTAATATGCCAATTTTAAATGGTATTGAAACAACAGAATGGATACATAAAAATCATTCAGAAGTTAACGTAATGGCGTTGTCTGTCGAAGATGATGATAAAACTGTTCTAAAAATGCTTAAAGCAGGCGCAATTGGTTATTTACTTAAAGATACAGAAAAAGCTGTTTTAGAAAAAGCATTGATAGAAATTGCCGAAAATGGCTTTTATCATTCTAAAAATGTAACTAATTTATTAATGAAATCTATTTCTGGTAATGCAGAAGAAGAAATAGTTCTAAAAGAAAAAGAGGTAATATTTTTAAAATTAGCTTGTACTGAATTAACCTACAAAGAAATTGCAGATAGAATGTGTTTAAGCCCCAAAACAATTGATGGCTATAGAAATTGCTTATTTATAAAACTAAATGTAAAAAACAGAGTGGGTTTAGTGATGTATGCTATTAAAAATAAGATATACACTCCATAA
- a CDS encoding sensor histidine kinase encodes MQEGNIVLIISSLIILFIVVALIILFTVFQKKKTFLLEKQEEDKKRFEREIAETQIEIREETLRNISWELHDNIGQLLTLAKIQLQNATEENIAEVTKTISQGLTEVRSLSKLINPEAIKNIELKEAIQLEINRFNRLNFIASTLEIKGNEKEIDKKSTIIIFRILQEFFSNTIKHSRASELKVTLDYLQSNLLITAKDNGVGFSSEGKKDGIGLINIKNRAHLIGAEAVFKSEKNKGTTLEINYKL; translated from the coding sequence ATGCAAGAAGGAAATATAGTACTTATAATATCATCATTAATAATACTATTTATTGTAGTAGCACTGATAATATTGTTTACGGTTTTTCAAAAGAAAAAAACATTTTTATTAGAAAAACAAGAAGAAGACAAAAAACGTTTTGAAAGAGAAATTGCAGAAACTCAAATAGAAATTAGAGAAGAAACCCTAAGAAACATTAGCTGGGAGTTGCATGATAATATAGGTCAATTACTAACTTTGGCAAAAATACAGTTGCAAAATGCTACTGAAGAAAATATAGCAGAAGTAACTAAAACCATCTCTCAAGGATTAACAGAAGTACGATCTTTATCAAAATTGATTAACCCTGAAGCAATTAAGAATATAGAGCTTAAAGAAGCGATTCAATTAGAAATAAATCGCTTTAATCGTTTAAATTTTATAGCATCTACTTTAGAAATTAAAGGAAATGAAAAAGAGATTGACAAAAAATCTACCATTATCATTTTTAGAATTTTACAAGAATTTTTTTCAAATACTATAAAACATTCTAGAGCTTCTGAGTTAAAAGTAACTTTAGATTATTTACAAAGTAATTTATTAATAACAGCAAAAGATAATGGAGTTGGTTTTTCATCCGAAGGGAAAAAAGATGGTATAGGGTTGATAAATATTAAAAATAGAGCGCATTTAATTGGTGCTGAAGCCGTGTTTAAATCAGAAAAAAATAAAGGAACAACCTTGGAAATTAATTATAAATTATGA